The following coding sequences are from one Cenarchaeum symbiosum A window:
- a CDS encoding subtilisin-like serine protease (COG1404), whose protein sequence is MDGRQIPMRRGSGARRLGYMAGLAAFLGIAALVLAGAPNSQAEEAHMQLVHRMTDGEITVSTVPVQVTAEEYAQPRQFQAEEVSRPKVSSELQRYAETGIHPMCGRGMDDNATERFGIDCSVPVDRPVSVLILLEQEKIQVNYAEYNYNMEAVYSRLQEEKERRAEAISAPIERVTEYLLGINGTGIEKHASIGGITAKVPASAISGIAALEQVERIEATEYLYEYSLDSSRRSTGINAPYYAGFGGEGTRIASIDSGLDIVFGSYDNVTGTAEPVHDDLDDLDDDPLTDDPKVVYIRDTVTADGMDDPRGCVPHGTNVAGAAAGTGSLDPRFRGFAPGAELVIYSNCFRGNADLGGSVRAVIELINSSSAAPSVDVLTLSYGGPADGYGTGPDAILGDAAYDNGIAVTWSAGNSLEDPGFYNGTADSHKVFTVGQVFEDGRNSDSNNYGTTLDGRIKPEIVAPVFPMTLPTMGNTYSGFNGGTSFSTPAVAGAMATMIGLYKGQGIVLEPGHVYAMMLSQADGTGGSFSDIRMDERRGAGIMGMDYGRIETHSGTYVFNSTGNVTIPLPDIPGGTEKMAAALWWPEEALDTADTDGDDHNEVHLHLRANGTVQESSDNSGSILQRAVLVGPEGAGYDMVMDFVDGEVSSQKVFYSYTFFAGEGGFDTEYAALSSDGESITVGFTRAVDPPTAGPVAFGVTGGTVTDTAVSGSEVVLSLSEPLQIAEPPRVVLYGSVSARDADVRLGVQNVANVTGAGGMPFASLSDAAHNSTHLFLVDFRNNTLDILDSSLDIADRVNATTLGEQWLPRAAGVNGTNIVVASHLGNIHVLDPSGNQTGSFEIPDTVGIPFDLELGPGIIISSLLNNTVTVFEPDGSSHIAFGTDGMPDRSRPGQLSVPIGVSSNGTHIFVADNGNFRIHVFNASGAPRGAVDGSAVPGWGTFSPYDVHVSDGFMLVADGVGAAAMGLQGGLLQDFGVPAPGHSHFSITSNGTHVFIPETPGQATPDPVVQVRVLEYHSVQSGAEPRVLSVAAPAGTYDTGDTVPITVTFSEEVYIGGMPHILLDIPGATANYSSGNGTVDIVFGYTVGSGDISAGLNYVDEDSLVLGGGSITAAGSAVPALLGLPPTTSASSLAGTVVAVGAPSITIVVMDSPVPTDELRRSTAQSVSVSAFDSPSVADSVAANGTASSVGVMRDAADALPLTEGATIHTSLTRSASDEPAIADSASADSTTAPASLAISAADLPAIADSTVSDRTDNSMAGMRAAADEPSATDRADISLTAIRTGGDAPAVSEIPGADLSGMTQGTDAPMASDVVMFSIHIGATDRPAAADGIEAMQDGIIQETDAPAFSETVLRAISLGTGDAPGILETETSMGMILLDTSDAPGIADSAHTTPTVSSVSASSAAEKENGTVAITITFSEPVNVAGVPLLGLDVGANATFESGSGTAELVFNYTVLDGHNSPDLSYISTGALVPGNGSITAADDGIPADLTLPQPGSASSLSGSSDVVIDTIVPSIARILATGNYTLVATISEPLDSTPGNTILVINGTSASNPMVEIVAGSNLLINTSSALFNAQNITVRFSDVADPAGNTLAAYAYNLTDNDRALLDDREVVINDTSNLLVIHDGISDVRLNDETRDKPLILNLEQVKSPDNANATLPSNITVTRMNVNRDNVTLLLPANLTLSGFNGTQQIIIQNSTRTPDVDGDPGNTPVEVGLPDADLGLDAPVRIGLVGSPGDLGYRINSTNNTTVIDVRCNDDTPDGSAPGQGADAGACLFNTGENFAIWTYRLSTYGLFTPAPPEPVTVQQPAPLPRRGGGGGGGGGGGGGGSILTGSDAGRSASLGFTVGGQDARESPSGILLSPGGTLVITPEIESGSFEARVFGMEAILYGAGGQQDARVRYSAVPALLGSEQCAGESYSSDRIFACDVSSVITEENAGYTLDSSDQISLEVPLEGEFEGTMSVRLQDSRGILLLSHEGTMYRLSTGQEEPVLEIDPEPAGIIEEAPGGTEPEPAKVPPEPLIAEPEPGAEPEADTAAGPGAMPDGPSESEPSPEGTGEPDGLLDMIVEWFRSLFGG, encoded by the coding sequence ATGGACGGACGGCAGATCCCCATGCGGCGCGGATCAGGCGCCCGGAGGCTCGGCTACATGGCCGGGCTCGCGGCATTCCTTGGAATAGCCGCCCTTGTCCTGGCAGGCGCGCCAAACTCCCAGGCAGAAGAGGCCCATATGCAGCTCGTCCACAGGATGACAGACGGGGAGATCACAGTCAGCACAGTCCCGGTGCAGGTTACAGCGGAGGAATACGCGCAGCCGCGGCAATTCCAGGCCGAGGAGGTATCCCGTCCAAAGGTGTCATCTGAGCTGCAAAGGTACGCAGAAACAGGCATACACCCGATGTGCGGCCGCGGCATGGATGATAATGCGACAGAGCGCTTTGGTATAGACTGCTCTGTGCCCGTAGACAGGCCCGTCTCCGTGCTGATACTATTAGAGCAGGAGAAAATACAGGTAAACTATGCCGAATACAACTACAACATGGAGGCAGTATACAGCCGGTTGCAGGAGGAGAAGGAGAGAAGAGCCGAGGCGATATCCGCGCCCATCGAGCGCGTCACAGAATACCTCCTGGGGATAAACGGGACAGGGATAGAAAAACATGCATCCATAGGCGGCATAACAGCCAAGGTCCCGGCATCTGCAATAAGCGGGATAGCCGCGCTAGAACAGGTGGAGAGGATAGAGGCGACAGAGTACCTGTACGAATACTCGCTGGACTCGTCGAGAAGGTCTACAGGGATAAACGCCCCGTATTACGCGGGCTTTGGCGGGGAAGGCACAAGGATAGCCAGCATAGACAGCGGCCTTGACATAGTATTTGGAAGCTATGACAATGTCACAGGCACAGCCGAGCCGGTCCACGACGACCTTGACGATCTTGATGACGACCCCCTGACGGACGACCCCAAGGTGGTGTACATCCGGGATACCGTGACTGCCGACGGTATGGACGACCCCAGGGGGTGCGTCCCCCACGGGACCAACGTGGCGGGGGCGGCGGCGGGCACGGGCTCGCTTGATCCGAGGTTCCGCGGGTTTGCGCCCGGCGCGGAGCTGGTCATATACTCGAACTGCTTTAGGGGCAACGCCGACCTTGGGGGGTCGGTCAGGGCGGTAATCGAGCTTATCAACTCAAGTTCTGCCGCCCCCAGCGTGGATGTGCTTACATTATCCTATGGCGGACCCGCGGACGGATACGGGACAGGGCCTGATGCCATCCTGGGCGACGCGGCCTATGACAACGGAATAGCAGTCACATGGTCGGCGGGCAACAGCCTTGAGGATCCGGGGTTCTACAACGGCACGGCCGACTCCCACAAGGTGTTTACTGTCGGCCAGGTGTTCGAGGATGGCAGAAACTCCGATTCCAACAACTACGGGACCACCCTCGATGGCAGGATAAAGCCCGAGATTGTGGCGCCTGTATTCCCCATGACGCTCCCCACAATGGGGAACACATATTCCGGATTCAACGGCGGGACCAGCTTTTCGACCCCTGCTGTAGCAGGCGCGATGGCGACCATGATTGGATTGTACAAGGGGCAGGGTATCGTGCTGGAGCCCGGCCACGTATACGCGATGATGCTCAGCCAGGCCGACGGGACCGGGGGGAGCTTTTCGGACATACGCATGGACGAGAGGAGGGGCGCGGGGATAATGGGCATGGACTATGGCAGGATAGAGACGCATTCTGGAACGTACGTGTTTAATTCCACGGGCAACGTGACGATCCCGCTCCCGGACATTCCAGGGGGGACCGAAAAGATGGCCGCCGCGCTCTGGTGGCCCGAAGAGGCGCTCGATACCGCGGATACAGACGGGGATGACCACAATGAGGTGCATCTGCACCTGAGGGCCAACGGGACGGTCCAAGAATCATCGGATAATTCGGGATCCATACTGCAGAGGGCCGTGCTTGTGGGCCCGGAGGGCGCGGGGTACGACATGGTGATGGACTTTGTAGACGGCGAGGTTTCATCGCAAAAGGTATTCTATTCGTATACGTTCTTTGCGGGAGAGGGCGGGTTTGACACAGAGTATGCCGCATTATCTTCCGACGGGGAGAGCATAACGGTGGGCTTTACAAGAGCAGTGGACCCGCCGACTGCAGGGCCCGTGGCCTTTGGCGTTACAGGAGGCACAGTAACAGATACGGCAGTCTCCGGAAGCGAGGTGGTCCTCTCCCTGTCTGAGCCCCTGCAGATAGCAGAGCCCCCGAGGGTGGTCCTGTACGGGTCCGTATCCGCGCGCGATGCAGACGTGCGCCTCGGGGTGCAAAATGTGGCCAATGTGACAGGCGCCGGCGGGATGCCGTTTGCGTCCTTGAGCGATGCGGCACACAACTCGACCCATCTGTTTCTTGTAGATTTTAGAAACAATACGCTGGACATACTGGACAGCTCCCTCGATATTGCGGACCGCGTTAATGCGACGACACTCGGGGAACAGTGGCTGCCCCGGGCGGCAGGGGTCAACGGGACCAACATTGTGGTGGCAAGCCACCTCGGGAACATACACGTGCTGGATCCCAGCGGGAACCAGACGGGCAGCTTTGAGATACCAGATACGGTGGGCATCCCGTTCGACCTGGAGCTGGGCCCCGGGATTATAATATCCAGCCTGCTCAATAATACAGTGACCGTCTTTGAGCCAGACGGCAGCAGCCATATCGCCTTTGGGACGGACGGCATGCCCGACCGCTCCCGCCCGGGGCAGCTCAGCGTGCCCATCGGGGTGTCATCGAACGGGACGCACATCTTTGTGGCCGATAACGGCAACTTTAGGATACATGTGTTCAATGCCAGCGGGGCCCCGCGGGGAGCAGTTGACGGCTCGGCGGTCCCCGGGTGGGGCACATTCTCCCCCTACGACGTGCATGTATCCGACGGCTTTATGCTGGTTGCAGACGGGGTGGGCGCCGCGGCCATGGGCCTGCAGGGCGGCTTGCTGCAGGATTTTGGTGTTCCGGCCCCGGGGCACTCCCACTTTTCGATAACATCCAACGGGACACACGTGTTCATACCAGAGACCCCGGGGCAAGCCACGCCAGACCCGGTGGTGCAGGTACGCGTTTTGGAATACCATTCTGTACAGTCGGGTGCGGAGCCCCGCGTGCTGTCGGTTGCGGCGCCGGCGGGCACGTACGATACAGGGGATACGGTCCCGATTACTGTTACATTCTCCGAAGAGGTGTACATAGGGGGAATGCCGCATATTCTCCTCGATATACCCGGGGCAACGGCCAACTATTCCTCGGGCAATGGCACCGTGGATATAGTCTTTGGGTACACAGTGGGTTCTGGCGATATCTCGGCGGGCCTCAACTATGTCGACGAGGACTCGCTTGTGCTCGGGGGAGGATCCATAACTGCAGCAGGTTCGGCTGTTCCCGCGCTGCTGGGCCTGCCGCCCACCACATCTGCATCATCACTTGCTGGAACAGTGGTGGCAGTGGGGGCCCCGAGTATCACAATAGTGGTCATGGACTCGCCGGTGCCGACAGATGAGCTGCGGCGCTCCACAGCACAGTCTGTCAGCGTCTCCGCTTTTGATTCCCCCAGTGTGGCCGACAGTGTGGCCGCCAACGGGACAGCTAGTTCAGTGGGGGTGATGCGCGATGCAGCAGATGCCCTGCCCTTAACCGAGGGTGCGACCATCCATACATCGCTGACAAGGTCCGCATCTGATGAGCCTGCAATTGCCGATAGTGCATCAGCTGACAGTACGACGGCCCCTGCATCGCTGGCAATATCCGCGGCAGATTTACCTGCCATTGCCGATAGTACGGTATCTGACAGGACAGACAATTCAATGGCGGGGATGCGCGCCGCGGCAGATGAGCCGTCCGCTACAGATCGTGCAGATATCAGCCTGACTGCCATACGGACAGGAGGGGACGCGCCTGCCGTATCCGAGATACCTGGCGCGGACCTGTCGGGCATGACACAGGGAACAGACGCGCCCATGGCCTCTGATGTGGTAATGTTTTCGATACACATAGGTGCAACGGACCGCCCGGCCGCGGCTGACGGGATAGAAGCCATGCAAGACGGCATTATACAAGAGACCGATGCGCCTGCATTCTCCGAGACTGTGCTCCGCGCCATATCACTCGGGACTGGGGACGCCCCCGGAATACTTGAGACGGAGACTAGCATGGGCATGATCCTACTGGATACATCGGATGCCCCGGGCATAGCGGACTCGGCGCACACCACCCCGACGGTAAGCTCGGTCTCGGCCAGCTCCGCCGCTGAAAAAGAGAATGGAACGGTCGCCATAACCATCACGTTTAGCGAGCCCGTAAACGTGGCGGGAGTCCCGCTGCTCGGGCTTGACGTGGGCGCAAATGCCACGTTTGAGTCAGGCTCGGGCACCGCCGAGCTTGTCTTCAACTATACGGTGCTAGATGGCCACAACTCTCCAGACCTGTCCTATATCAGCACAGGCGCTCTGGTGCCCGGCAACGGCAGCATAACGGCGGCCGATGACGGAATACCCGCAGACCTGACGCTGCCGCAGCCAGGCTCTGCCTCATCGCTGTCGGGCAGCTCAGACGTGGTAATCGACACCATAGTCCCCTCGATAGCGCGCATCCTGGCCACTGGAAATTACACCCTTGTGGCCACAATCAGCGAGCCGCTTGACAGCACCCCCGGCAATACAATACTGGTGATAAACGGCACATCCGCCAGCAACCCCATGGTGGAGATAGTGGCGGGCAGCAACCTGCTCATAAACACAAGCAGTGCGCTCTTTAACGCACAGAACATCACGGTACGGTTTTCAGACGTGGCAGACCCCGCGGGAAACACGCTTGCGGCGTATGCATACAACCTTACCGACAACGACAGGGCTCTGCTTGATGACAGGGAGGTAGTCATAAATGATACTAGCAACCTGCTTGTAATACACGACGGGATATCCGATGTCCGCCTAAATGATGAAACACGGGACAAGCCGCTCATACTGAACCTTGAGCAGGTAAAAAGCCCCGACAATGCCAACGCAACCCTTCCCTCGAATATAACGGTCACCCGGATGAATGTCAACCGAGATAACGTCACCCTTTTGCTGCCGGCAAACCTGACCCTGTCTGGATTCAATGGAACGCAGCAGATAATCATACAGAATTCAACCAGGACTCCTGATGTGGATGGCGATCCCGGGAACACACCCGTGGAGGTGGGCCTGCCCGATGCGGACCTTGGGCTGGATGCGCCGGTCCGGATCGGGCTGGTCGGATCGCCGGGAGACCTGGGATACCGCATAAACTCTACTAACAATACCACGGTGATAGATGTTCGCTGCAACGACGACACCCCAGACGGGTCGGCGCCCGGGCAAGGAGCCGACGCCGGCGCCTGCCTGTTCAATACCGGCGAGAATTTTGCAATATGGACGTACAGGCTCTCCACGTACGGGCTGTTCACACCGGCGCCGCCCGAGCCCGTCACCGTGCAGCAGCCCGCACCGCTGCCGCGCAGGGGCGGCGGTGGCGGCGGCGGGGGCGGAGGAGGAGGCGGCGGCTCCATCCTCACAGGATCAGATGCGGGCAGGTCAGCCTCGCTTGGGTTCACAGTGGGAGGGCAGGATGCAAGGGAATCCCCCTCGGGGATACTCCTCTCACCGGGCGGCACCCTAGTCATCACCCCGGAGATAGAATCAGGCAGCTTTGAGGCAAGGGTATTCGGGATGGAGGCAATCCTGTACGGGGCAGGCGGGCAGCAGGATGCACGCGTCAGGTACTCGGCGGTCCCCGCGCTGCTCGGCTCCGAGCAGTGCGCCGGTGAATCGTATTCATCGGACCGCATATTCGCGTGTGATGTATCCTCGGTGATCACAGAGGAGAACGCAGGGTACACGCTTGATTCCTCGGATCAGATCAGCCTCGAGGTGCCGCTTGAAGGCGAGTTTGAGGGGACAATGAGTGTCAGGCTGCAGGACAGCCGCGGCATACTGTTGCTCTCGCATGAGGGTACAATGTACAGGCTGAGCACGGGGCAGGAAGAGCCCGTCCTGGAGATTGATCCGGAGCCCGCAGGGATTATCGAGGAGGCGCCCGGGGGCACAGAGCCAGAGCCTGCAAAAGTGCCTCCGGAGCCTCTCATCGCAGAGCCAGAGCCCGGCGCCGAACCGGAGGCAGATACAGCGGCAGGGCCCGGCGCGATGCCTGATGGTCCAAGTGAAAGCGAGCCTTCACCCGAAGGGACAGGGGAGCCTGACGGCCTGCTGGATATGATCGTAGAATGGTTCCGGTCATTGTTTGGCGGATAG
- a CDS encoding ABC-type branched-chain amino acid transport system, periplasmic component (COG0683), whose product MQRSAGMMGAVGLAAGLSIGLSIGFSYMTTGADDPAAPEQLTASTGPSGTIDIGLVLPATGDVSWHGYDNGLAAQLALEDFNRYLDKIDAGWEFNLVVEDSQSDPVVALEKIQSLNSKGIKLVLGTETSAELRNVRNYAESNGMLLISPSSSSSALSIDDRIFRLVPDDTQQGRVTASLLESRGITAAIPVYRGDVWGDGLYKTTKGSFESRGGTLDEGIRYSPESAVFSTEAHLLNERLGEYLQERPASEVAIVMMGFEEAVHFFNAASPYDGLSSVLWTGTDALTNNGLLVEDPIATAFMEEVGFVSAQFAASQNDRYEHVKKELTSQIGSSPNSFAYSSYDSLWLLGMSILQVQSADPELISVALPTVARHHSGSLGPIILNDAGDLAASDYELYTVRGGEWVAYGMYKADTEKINSGTL is encoded by the coding sequence ATGCAGAGATCCGCCGGGATGATGGGAGCCGTGGGGCTGGCCGCGGGCCTCTCCATCGGGCTATCAATCGGATTCTCATATATGACAACCGGTGCGGACGACCCGGCAGCCCCCGAACAGCTCACAGCTAGCACGGGCCCCTCGGGGACAATAGACATAGGGCTGGTGCTGCCGGCCACGGGAGACGTCTCGTGGCACGGCTACGACAACGGGCTGGCGGCACAGCTCGCGCTGGAGGATTTTAACCGGTATCTGGACAAGATAGATGCAGGGTGGGAGTTCAACCTGGTCGTCGAGGACAGCCAGTCCGACCCGGTAGTAGCACTTGAGAAAATCCAGTCGCTAAACTCCAAGGGGATAAAGCTCGTGCTCGGCACGGAGACTAGCGCCGAGCTCCGCAATGTAAGAAACTATGCGGAATCCAACGGGATGCTGCTCATATCGCCGTCAAGCTCGTCGTCGGCGCTATCCATAGATGACAGGATATTCCGGCTCGTCCCAGATGACACCCAGCAGGGCAGGGTGACTGCCAGCCTGCTTGAATCAAGGGGGATCACCGCGGCAATCCCCGTCTACAGGGGCGACGTCTGGGGGGACGGGCTGTACAAGACTACAAAGGGATCGTTTGAATCCCGCGGGGGCACGCTCGACGAGGGGATACGCTACTCCCCGGAGAGCGCGGTATTCTCAACAGAGGCCCACCTGCTCAACGAAAGACTCGGGGAATACCTGCAGGAGAGGCCCGCCTCCGAGGTGGCAATAGTGATGATGGGCTTTGAGGAGGCGGTGCATTTTTTCAACGCGGCAAGCCCGTACGACGGCCTTTCGTCTGTCCTGTGGACGGGCACCGACGCGCTTACCAACAACGGGCTACTGGTGGAGGACCCGATTGCTACCGCATTCATGGAGGAGGTGGGCTTTGTATCGGCCCAGTTTGCAGCCTCGCAGAACGACCGGTACGAGCACGTCAAAAAGGAGCTTACCAGTCAGATAGGCTCATCGCCCAACAGCTTTGCATATTCCTCCTATGATTCGCTGTGGCTGCTAGGCATGAGCATACTCCAGGTGCAGTCGGCTGATCCGGAGCTGATATCAGTGGCGCTTCCCACTGTAGCCCGGCACCATTCTGGCAGCCTGGGGCCGATAATACTCAACGATGCAGGCGACCTGGCTGCCTCCGACTATGAGCTGTATACCGTGCGCGGCGGGGAATGGGTCGCATACGGCATGTACAAGGCAGATACAGAAAAGATCAATTCCGGCACACTTTAA
- a CDS encoding DhnA-type fructose-1,6-bisphosphate aldolase (COG1830), with amino-acid sequence MDWGLKNRISGIIRPPDGKAVMLAVDHGYFLGPTEKLEAPARAIRPLLRHCDSLMVTRGVLRSSVSATQHIPIVLRVSGGSSIIGEDLSNERITTGIKDALRLNSSALAMSIFVGAKHEHRTIVSLGRLVNEAEEYGMPVLAVTAVGKDMGKDARYLSLACRIAAEQGAHIIKTYYCENFEKVIESCPVPVIIAGGKKIPERDALHLTYNAVNAGAVGVDMGRNIWQSENPVPMIRAVRAIVHGNMKADEAYELYQRLSKPEHAKARA; translated from the coding sequence ATGGACTGGGGCCTCAAGAACCGCATCTCAGGGATAATACGCCCGCCCGACGGCAAGGCCGTGATGCTGGCCGTCGACCACGGTTACTTTCTGGGCCCGACAGAAAAGCTAGAGGCGCCTGCGCGCGCCATACGCCCCCTGCTCCGCCACTGTGATTCCCTCATGGTGACACGCGGCGTATTGCGAAGCTCGGTATCCGCAACCCAGCACATACCCATAGTGCTGAGGGTCTCCGGCGGTTCAAGCATAATAGGCGAGGACCTATCGAATGAGAGGATAACCACTGGGATAAAAGACGCGTTAAGGCTCAACTCGAGCGCGCTTGCAATGTCGATATTTGTGGGCGCAAAGCACGAGCACAGGACAATAGTGAGCCTTGGCAGGCTCGTAAACGAGGCAGAGGAATACGGCATGCCCGTTCTAGCTGTCACCGCTGTCGGAAAGGACATGGGAAAAGACGCAAGATACCTCTCCCTTGCTTGCAGGATAGCCGCCGAACAGGGGGCCCACATAATCAAGACATACTATTGCGAGAACTTTGAAAAGGTTATAGAATCGTGCCCTGTCCCCGTAATCATAGCGGGGGGCAAAAAGATACCAGAGCGCGACGCATTGCACCTTACATACAATGCCGTCAATGCGGGGGCGGTAGGCGTCGACATGGGGAGGAACATCTGGCAGTCAGAGAACCCGGTCCCCATGATCAGGGCCGTGAGGGCAATAGTCCACGGGAACATGAAGGCAGACGAGGCGTACGAGCTATACCAGAGGCTCTCAAAACCAGAGCATGCAAAAGCCCGGGCCTGA
- a CDS encoding N-6-adenine-methyltransferase produces MDSVTAGRHSTTENKDWGTPPVYVDAVRRVLGGVICLDPCSNPRSVVGAEVEYMLPARDGLEEKWNYPKIYVNPPYGADRARGTKISDWLRRCAEAGKSGSEVLALVPVATNTSHWKMHVFGRADAVCFLRDTRLRFLVDGRDGGKGAPMACAMVYYGGNVRRFSTVFREHGAVVDLRDLKVRKRHGRPGVKSRPEIRA; encoded by the coding sequence GTGGATTCGGTGACGGCAGGTAGGCACAGCACCACCGAGAACAAGGACTGGGGCACACCCCCCGTCTATGTAGATGCCGTGAGGCGTGTCCTTGGGGGCGTGATCTGTCTTGATCCGTGCTCCAACCCGCGGTCGGTGGTCGGAGCGGAGGTAGAGTACATGCTGCCCGCCCGCGACGGGCTGGAGGAGAAATGGAACTATCCCAAGATATACGTAAACCCGCCGTACGGTGCGGACAGAGCCCGAGGCACGAAAATATCGGACTGGCTGCGCAGGTGCGCGGAGGCCGGAAAGTCAGGCTCGGAGGTGCTCGCACTGGTCCCGGTGGCCACCAATACATCACACTGGAAGATGCACGTCTTTGGGAGGGCCGACGCTGTATGCTTCCTGAGGGATACGCGCCTAAGGTTTCTCGTGGACGGCAGGGACGGCGGCAAGGGCGCCCCCATGGCATGCGCCATGGTATACTATGGCGGGAACGTGCGGAGGTTCTCCACTGTATTCCGCGAGCACGGGGCGGTAGTCGACCTGCGTGACCTAAAGGTGCGAAAGCGGCACGGCCGCCCCGGGGTAAAGAGCCGCCCGGAGATCCGCGCCTGA